Proteins encoded together in one Halothermothrix orenii H 168 window:
- the lepB gene encoding signal peptidase I: MDSTDIKEFFQSFVIAAILAFFIITFIAQSFVVDGESMEPTLHDGERLFVNKFIYRFHPPERYDIVVFRPYQGQSKRFIKRVIGLPGETIFIRDGVTYINGEPLKEDFINGPMRRKFGPFYVPENSVFVMGDNRNNSMDSRHFGCVPFESIEGRAFWVYWPVTKMRLIGHKVE; encoded by the coding sequence GTGGATAGTACAGATATAAAAGAGTTTTTCCAATCATTTGTCATTGCAGCCATACTGGCTTTTTTTATAATTACCTTTATAGCCCAGTCTTTTGTTGTTGATGGAGAGTCTATGGAGCCTACCCTGCATGATGGGGAGAGGCTTTTTGTAAATAAATTCATTTACAGATTTCATCCCCCGGAACGCTATGATATAGTTGTTTTTCGTCCCTATCAGGGGCAGAGTAAACGCTTTATTAAAAGGGTTATAGGTTTGCCAGGTGAGACTATATTTATAAGGGATGGTGTTACCTATATAAATGGTGAGCCTCTAAAAGAAGATTTTATTAATGGGCCCATGAGGAGAAAATTTGGCCCTTTTTACGTGCCTGAAAACAGTGTTTTTGTGATGGGGGATAACCGTAATAACAGTATGGACAGCCGGCACTTTGGCTGTGTGCCATTTGAATCAATAGAAGGCAGGGCTTTCTGGGTTTACTGGCCAGTTACCAAAATGAGGCTCATTGGTCACAAGGTGGAATAG
- the secF gene encoding protein translocase subunit SecF has product MDLMGKRKIWYTISLTIIVLGLIFLMVKGLNFGIDFQGGTLMELKFDKYVSKEDAREVLATLNLAKSSKIQQTEEVNGVIIRTHNLSSEQISEIKQAFKEKYPSTEVLRTDMVGPLIGKELRIKAFWALLIASIAIVLYISLRFEFRFAIVAIIALLHDVIITIGLFAIIGREINTPFVAALLTIVGYSINDTIVIFDRIRENMKLMRGKPFIEQANQAVIDTLPRSINTSLTTLVAVLAIYLFGGASIKTFMLALFIGILAGTYSSIFVASPLLVSWDKKLISKK; this is encoded by the coding sequence ATGGATTTAATGGGAAAAAGAAAAATATGGTATACTATTTCCCTGACTATTATTGTCCTGGGATTAATCTTTTTAATGGTTAAGGGGTTAAATTTCGGGATCGACTTTCAGGGTGGAACCCTGATGGAACTCAAGTTTGATAAATATGTAAGTAAAGAAGATGCCAGGGAGGTTCTGGCAACACTTAATCTGGCCAAGTCAAGTAAAATTCAACAGACTGAAGAAGTTAATGGAGTTATTATAAGAACCCATAACTTATCCTCTGAACAGATTTCGGAGATTAAACAGGCCTTTAAAGAAAAGTACCCATCGACTGAGGTATTAAGAACAGATATGGTAGGCCCCCTCATCGGTAAAGAGTTAAGAATCAAAGCCTTCTGGGCTTTACTGATAGCTTCTATAGCCATTGTTTTATATATAAGTTTAAGGTTTGAATTCAGGTTTGCAATTGTGGCTATTATAGCCCTGTTACATGATGTTATTATAACTATAGGACTCTTTGCTATAATTGGCCGGGAGATTAATACACCCTTTGTTGCTGCGTTACTGACTATAGTTGGGTATTCTATTAATGATACCATTGTTATATTTGATCGTATTAGGGAGAATATGAAATTAATGAGGGGTAAACCATTTATAGAGCAGGCAAATCAGGCAGTTATTGACACCTTACCACGTTCAATAAATACTTCATTGACTACTCTTGTTGCTGTTCTGGCTATATACCTGTTTGGAGGGGCTTCCATAAAGACTTTTATGCTGGCCTTATTTATTGGTATTCTGGCTGGAACTTATTCTTCAATTTTTGTGGCCAGTCCTCTCCTTGTCAGCTGGGATAAAAAATTAATTTCTAAAAAATAA
- a CDS encoding ABC1 kinase family protein, with protein MKLNISRQYRHLKRYRQIAQVLVKNGLGFLLEHLDLTKYLPVKHRVNKEEIKADRFSLARRLRAVLQELGPTFIKFGQLMSTRPDILPPVYIQELRKLQDKVTPLPFEDIEKVLIQELGESYRELFKDLEETPEAAASIAQTHRATLHDGSDVILKIRRPGIEKTIKVDLEILHNLASIIDERGLILQFIKATSLVEEFSNTLKKELNFQIEVANVTRFKNNFKDHKYILAPDVYERLSTKRLITMERIKGKKLSQVVKGEGLGQVNRGFLARLGAKSLMKQVLLDGFFHADPHPGNIIVVGSDKLAYIDFGMMGQLTQSDRDKLSLLFVAVLKKNIDMIVDILIELGITTKSVNIRKLKLDIQDLINRYYGIDLKDIEFSVVIEDLQKILYNYSISLPQEFFLLIRAISVSEGVGFMLDPSLNLAEVGNSFLRELMLSQFKLDNIAGRIVDRLWTFRKSTSGLPQKFSNIIEKIIDDEVTIRFKHINLEGLINKIDIISNRLSVSLIISALVIGSSMIIQTEMKPLVFGIPFLGFAGYSIAGIMGIWLIIAIFRSGRF; from the coding sequence ATGAAGCTTAATATTTCCAGACAATACCGCCATCTAAAGAGGTACCGTCAAATAGCACAGGTGCTGGTAAAAAATGGCCTCGGTTTTTTATTAGAACATCTTGACTTGACCAAATATTTACCGGTTAAGCACAGGGTCAATAAAGAAGAGATTAAAGCTGACAGGTTTAGCCTGGCCCGGCGGTTAAGGGCGGTATTACAGGAGCTTGGTCCTACTTTTATTAAATTCGGGCAATTAATGAGTACCAGACCTGATATTCTACCTCCGGTCTATATACAGGAGTTGAGAAAACTACAGGATAAGGTCACTCCATTACCTTTTGAAGATATTGAAAAGGTCCTGATCCAGGAATTGGGTGAGAGTTACAGAGAATTATTTAAAGATCTGGAAGAAACTCCCGAAGCTGCTGCTTCCATTGCCCAGACCCACCGGGCCACATTACATGATGGCTCTGATGTTATTTTAAAGATTAGAAGGCCGGGTATTGAAAAGACAATAAAGGTTGACCTTGAAATTTTACATAATCTTGCTTCTATTATAGATGAAAGGGGATTGATTTTACAATTTATTAAGGCTACATCCCTGGTAGAAGAATTCAGTAATACCCTCAAAAAAGAACTGAACTTTCAAATTGAAGTTGCTAATGTGACAAGATTTAAGAATAATTTTAAAGATCATAAATATATACTGGCCCCTGATGTTTATGAAAGGTTATCTACAAAAAGGCTAATAACTATGGAGAGGATAAAAGGGAAAAAATTAAGTCAGGTGGTCAAAGGTGAAGGCCTTGGGCAGGTTAACAGGGGATTTCTGGCCAGGCTCGGAGCTAAATCGTTGATGAAACAGGTCCTGCTGGATGGCTTTTTTCATGCTGATCCTCATCCAGGTAATATTATTGTAGTTGGATCAGATAAACTGGCCTATATTGATTTTGGGATGATGGGTCAGTTAACCCAGAGTGACCGGGACAAATTGAGTCTGTTATTTGTTGCTGTTCTTAAAAAAAATATTGATATGATAGTTGACATTTTGATAGAACTTGGAATTACCACTAAATCAGTAAATATTAGAAAACTCAAACTTGATATACAGGATTTAATAAATAGGTATTATGGCATTGATCTGAAAGATATTGAATTCTCGGTGGTTATTGAAGATTTACAGAAAATACTTTATAATTATAGTATTAGTTTACCCCAGGAATTTTTTCTTCTAATCAGGGCTATTAGTGTCAGTGAAGGGGTTGGTTTTATGCTGGACCCTTCACTTAATTTAGCTGAAGTTGGGAATAGTTTTCTGAGAGAGCTTATGTTAAGTCAATTTAAGTTAGATAATATTGCTGGTAGGATTGTGGACAGGCTCTGGACTTTCAGGAAATCCACCAGTGGTTTACCGCAAAAGTTTAGTAATATAATTGAAAAGATTATAGATGATGAGGTTACTATAAGGTTTAAACATATTAACCTGGAAGGATTGATTAATAAAATTGACATTATTTCTAACCGGCTTTCTGTAAGCCTGATAATTTCAGCTCTGGTTATTGGTTCTTCTATGATAATTCAGACTGAGATGAAACCACTGGTTTTTGGAATACCATTTCTTGGCTTTGCCGGGTATTCTATAGCAGGAATTATGGGTATCTGGTTAATTATAGCTATTTTCAGATCTGGTAGATTTTAA
- the tgt gene encoding tRNA guanosine(34) transglycosylase Tgt translates to MSISFNLLHREINTRARLGKLKTPHGDIDTPIFMPVGTQATVKSMTPDELENIKAQIILSNTYHLYLRPGSSLIDEAGGLHNFMNWQKPILTDSGGFQVFSLSDLREIKEEGVYFRSHLDGSRHFISPEKAIQIQMELGADIIMAFDECPPYPSDYDYVARSLERTVRWARRCKKAHEREDQALFGIIQGGVYRDLRKQSVEALIDIGFPGYAIGGLSVGEEKEKMLEVLDFTVPLMPENKPRYLMGVGAPEDLVEGVIRGVDMFDCVLPTRIARHGTVFTSQGRLTVRNAGYERDFTPLDPECDCYVCKNYTRAYIRHLIKRKEILGVRLTTYHNLYFLLSLMEKIRGAIKEDALLEFRDEFLRKYLNKASI, encoded by the coding sequence ATGTCCATTAGTTTCAATCTATTACATCGAGAGATAAACACCCGGGCCCGGCTGGGAAAGCTCAAAACACCACATGGTGATATAGATACTCCTATTTTTATGCCGGTAGGAACCCAGGCTACAGTTAAATCTATGACTCCTGATGAATTAGAGAATATTAAGGCCCAGATTATTCTATCAAATACATATCACCTTTACCTGCGGCCAGGTTCGAGTTTGATAGATGAGGCTGGAGGGCTCCATAACTTTATGAACTGGCAGAAACCAATTTTAACAGATAGTGGGGGCTTTCAGGTATTTAGTCTATCTGACCTCAGAGAGATAAAAGAAGAAGGAGTTTATTTTAGGTCTCACCTTGATGGTTCCAGGCATTTTATATCCCCTGAAAAGGCTATTCAAATTCAGATGGAACTGGGAGCGGATATTATCATGGCTTTTGATGAATGCCCTCCCTATCCCAGTGATTATGATTATGTGGCCCGGTCCCTTGAAAGAACAGTCAGGTGGGCAAGGCGCTGTAAAAAAGCCCATGAGAGGGAGGACCAGGCCCTGTTTGGAATAATTCAGGGTGGTGTCTACCGGGATTTAAGAAAGCAAAGTGTTGAAGCATTGATAGATATTGGTTTTCCGGGGTATGCTATAGGTGGATTAAGCGTTGGTGAGGAGAAAGAAAAGATGCTGGAGGTCCTGGACTTTACAGTACCATTGATGCCAGAAAATAAACCCCGGTATTTAATGGGTGTTGGTGCTCCTGAAGACCTTGTCGAAGGTGTTATCAGGGGGGTTGATATGTTTGACTGTGTTTTACCGACCAGAATTGCCAGGCACGGGACTGTCTTTACCAGTCAGGGCCGGCTAACTGTCAGGAATGCCGGGTATGAGAGAGATTTTACACCCCTTGATCCCGAGTGTGATTGTTATGTCTGTAAAAACTATACCCGGGCCTATATCCGCCACTTAATAAAAAGAAAAGAAATCCTTGGTGTAAGATTGACTACCTACCATAACCTATATTTTCTCTTATCTTTGATGGAGAAAATAAGGGGAGCTATAAAGGAAGACGCCCTGCTTGAATTTAGAGATGAATTCCTTAGAAAATATTTAAATAAAGCCTCAATTTAG
- a CDS encoding phasin family protein encodes MTSILKEILLSGLGILVITKEKAEKMINKLIEQGDLSREEGRELLDEFIDKTRERTRNLKNLISEEVENKLSRAGFVTRSELKELENEILKLKQELKELKNKGD; translated from the coding sequence ATGACTTCTATTTTGAAAGAAATCCTGTTATCGGGACTGGGTATACTGGTAATTACCAAAGAGAAGGCTGAAAAGATGATAAATAAATTAATTGAACAGGGGGATTTATCCCGGGAGGAAGGCCGGGAGTTACTGGATGAATTTATTGATAAAACCAGGGAAAGAACCAGAAATCTAAAAAATCTAATCTCTGAAGAAGTGGAGAATAAATTGAGCAGAGCCGGCTTCGTGACCCGGAGTGAATTAAAAGAACTGGAAAATGAAATCTTAAAACTTAAACAGGAGCTTAAAGAACTGAAAAACAAGGGAGATTAA
- the ruvC gene encoding crossover junction endodeoxyribonuclease RuvC, with amino-acid sequence MVILGVDPGLAIVGYALIEKQGNKYRVIDYGSINTPSKLESVDRLKIIHTDMVNIINKYNPDQMAVEKLFFNKNVKTAIEVGQARGVILLAGSQARLKIYEYTPLQVKQAVAGYGRAHKSQVQRMVKALLNLNEIPKPDDVADALAISICHGNSYRLNRKWGTKG; translated from the coding sequence TTGGTTATTTTAGGAGTTGACCCGGGCCTGGCAATAGTCGGGTATGCTCTGATCGAAAAGCAGGGCAATAAATATAGAGTAATAGATTATGGTTCTATTAATACTCCATCAAAGCTAGAAAGTGTTGACAGGCTCAAGATAATACATACAGATATGGTTAATATAATAAATAAATATAATCCTGATCAGATGGCTGTAGAGAAACTTTTTTTTAATAAAAACGTGAAAACAGCCATTGAAGTAGGTCAGGCACGGGGAGTTATTTTGCTGGCAGGATCCCAGGCCCGTCTTAAAATTTATGAATATACCCCGCTTCAGGTAAAGCAGGCTGTTGCCGGTTATGGTCGGGCCCATAAAAGCCAGGTTCAGCGAATGGTAAAAGCCCTGTTAAATTTAAACGAAATACCAAAACCTGATGATGTAGCTGATGCCCTGGCTATTTCTATTTGCCATGGAAACAGTTACCGCTTAAATCGGAAATGGGGGACAAAAGGGTGA
- a CDS encoding BofC C-terminal domain-containing protein produces the protein MLLFRRRVVILTLFFITIISVYLLLTGENNTSRDLNFTGNKVKISSLPDDVYHSLSLLEQQVTSKYKNNNNSNYFTFDVFKIGTRKIKSGETLILSTYYKKSKKTVQNITSMPESFVGLTPTQLESVSGVWEVKKYIPERGLILYREVNDLAPEDRNKVFIGIKGNKVAIFYGTPESRVLKQKTDINVEDLPQKDKIALKQGITVNSQEELLSILEGLKSINSRD, from the coding sequence ATGTTGTTATTTAGGCGCCGTGTTGTTATTTTAACATTATTTTTTATTACCATTATATCAGTATACCTTCTGTTAACAGGTGAAAATAATACTTCCCGGGATTTAAATTTTACAGGTAATAAAGTTAAAATATCCAGTTTACCTGATGATGTATACCATTCATTATCCCTGTTAGAACAGCAGGTTACTTCTAAATATAAAAATAACAATAACTCTAATTATTTTACTTTTGATGTATTTAAAATCGGAACCAGGAAAATCAAGTCGGGGGAAACCCTTATTTTAAGTACATATTATAAGAAAAGCAAAAAAACTGTTCAAAATATAACCTCTATGCCTGAATCCTTTGTAGGGTTAACCCCGACACAACTGGAATCAGTTTCTGGTGTTTGGGAGGTAAAAAAATATATTCCTGAAAGGGGTTTGATTCTTTATAGAGAGGTCAATGACCTGGCTCCAGAAGATAGGAATAAGGTTTTTATCGGTATTAAGGGAAATAAAGTGGCAATTTTTTATGGTACCCCTGAGAGCAGGGTGTTAAAGCAGAAAACAGATATAAATGTTGAGGATTTACCACAAAAGGACAAAATAGCTTTAAAACAGGGTATTACAGTTAATAGCCAGGAAGAGTTATTATCAATCCTTGAGGGATTAAAAAGTATAAACAGCAGGGATTAA
- the ruvA gene encoding Holliday junction branch migration protein RuvA, with amino-acid sequence MIGYLKGNVIWKAENKVILETGGVGYRVLVPSTVRLKPVGEKLELFVYTYVREDSLDLYGFKTMEERELFETLLSVSGIGPRAAINILSSLSYKKFIEAILTEKVSILKQVSGIGPKTAKRLILELKGKLKDMSGDFEEPLPDNRNTELSDALASLGYSELEIEEALSNADIKNNGSLEENIKKALGYLGSKGS; translated from the coding sequence GTGATAGGTTATCTAAAAGGGAATGTTATCTGGAAGGCTGAAAATAAAGTAATTCTGGAGACAGGAGGGGTAGGTTATCGGGTTTTAGTACCATCTACTGTCAGGCTAAAACCGGTAGGAGAAAAATTAGAACTTTTTGTATATACCTATGTTAGAGAAGATAGTCTTGACCTGTATGGATTTAAAACCATGGAAGAACGAGAACTATTTGAAACATTGTTATCTGTATCGGGGATTGGACCCCGGGCTGCTATAAATATTTTATCATCCCTTTCCTATAAAAAATTTATAGAGGCTATTTTAACTGAAAAAGTTAGTATATTAAAGCAGGTTTCAGGGATTGGCCCCAAGACGGCAAAAAGATTAATACTTGAGCTCAAGGGTAAATTAAAAGATATGAGTGGGGATTTTGAAGAACCCCTTCCTGATAATAGAAATACAGAATTATCTGATGCCCTGGCTTCCCTGGGTTATTCAGAGCTTGAAATTGAAGAAGCCTTAAGTAACGCTGATATAAAAAATAATGGCAGCCTTGAAGAAAATATCAAAAAGGCATTAGGGTACCTTGGTAGTAAGGGGAGTTAG
- the queA gene encoding tRNA preQ1(34) S-adenosylmethionine ribosyltransferase-isomerase QueA — translation MKVEEFDYELPEELIAQKPLPNRDDSRLMVLHRKTGEIEETVFKNIIKFLEPGDLLVLNDTKVIPARLFGEKIPSGTRIEVLLLKSITEGLWEVLVRPGRRMKKGNRVSFGDGKLVGIVKDYTDFGGRIMQFEYDGDFDKVIEELGEMPLPPYITRKVEDKGRYQTVYARKKGSVAAPTAGLHFTDRLLKKIKEQGIGIIYLTLHVGLGTFRPVRAENVEDHKMHSEYFEVSTDVVNRIKETKEKGKKVIAVGTTVTRALESAAVEKRHLKAMRGWTDIFIYPGYNFKVIDGLITNFHLPKSTLLMLVSAFAGKDMVMSAYKLAIKNKYRFFSFGDAMLIL, via the coding sequence ATGAAGGTTGAGGAATTTGATTATGAACTACCAGAAGAATTAATAGCCCAGAAGCCTTTACCTAACAGAGATGATTCCCGGTTAATGGTTTTACACCGGAAAACTGGAGAAATTGAAGAAACAGTCTTCAAAAATATTATTAAGTTTCTGGAGCCAGGAGATTTACTTGTTTTAAATGATACTAAAGTAATACCTGCCCGGTTGTTTGGTGAAAAAATACCGAGTGGGACCAGGATAGAAGTCTTATTACTAAAAAGTATAACAGAAGGCCTCTGGGAAGTTCTGGTAAGACCTGGTAGAAGGATGAAGAAAGGTAACCGGGTTTCTTTTGGTGATGGAAAACTGGTTGGTATTGTTAAAGATTATACCGATTTTGGTGGTAGGATTATGCAATTTGAATATGACGGTGATTTTGATAAGGTTATTGAAGAATTAGGGGAAATGCCACTACCACCGTATATAACCAGGAAAGTTGAAGACAAAGGCCGGTATCAGACGGTTTATGCCCGGAAAAAGGGATCTGTAGCTGCCCCTACAGCAGGTTTGCACTTTACTGACCGACTTCTAAAGAAAATAAAGGAACAGGGAATTGGAATCATCTATTTGACCCTTCATGTGGGGCTGGGCACTTTTAGACCAGTACGTGCGGAAAATGTTGAGGACCATAAGATGCATAGTGAGTATTTTGAGGTTTCAACAGATGTGGTCAACAGGATTAAAGAGACAAAAGAAAAAGGGAAAAAAGTTATTGCTGTCGGTACTACAGTGACCAGGGCCCTTGAATCTGCTGCTGTAGAAAAAAGACACCTAAAAGCCATGAGGGGCTGGACTGATATTTTTATATACCCTGGTTATAATTTTAAGGTCATAGATGGGCTTATTACCAATTTCCATTTACCTAAATCAACTTTATTGATGCTGGTCAGTGCCTTTGCCGGCAAAGATATGGTTATGTCTGCCTATAAGTTAGCCATCAAAAATAAATATAGATTTTTTAGTTTTGGTGATGCCATGTTAATATTATGA
- the yajC gene encoding preprotein translocase subunit YajC, protein MEVLVGYVLPLVILFGVFWLFLIRPQKKQQKEHQEMLANLETGDKVVTIGGIKGKVIKIKDDIIRLRVSSNVDIDFVKNAIARLDNTEDEE, encoded by the coding sequence ATGGAAGTATTAGTAGGTTATGTATTACCACTTGTTATATTGTTTGGGGTTTTCTGGTTGTTTTTAATCAGGCCACAAAAGAAACAGCAGAAAGAGCATCAGGAGATGCTGGCCAACCTGGAAACTGGAGATAAGGTTGTTACCATTGGTGGTATCAAAGGTAAAGTTATTAAAATAAAAGATGATATTATCAGGTTAAGGGTTAGTTCCAATGTGGATATTGATTTTGTCAAAAATGCAATTGCCCGCCTGGATAATACAGAAGATGAAGAATAA
- the ruvB gene encoding Holliday junction branch migration DNA helicase RuvB: MDLENRIISPEKKEDDMALDRSLRPERLNNFIGQEKVKEKLSIFIEAAITRQEPLDHVLLYGPPGLGKTTLANIIANELNVSIHTTSGPAIERPGDLAAILTNLQPKDVLFIDEIHRLNKVVEEVLYPAMEDYSLDIIIGKGPSARSIRLDLPPFTLVGATTRAGLLSSPLRDRFGVINRLEFYGTDELAEIIKRSARVLGIEVNEDGAVEISKRSRGTPRIANRLLKRVRDYAEVKADGIIDTEVVDKALKLLEIDELGLDHIDHKLLKTIIKKFNGGPVGLNTLAASISEETETIEDVYEPYLLQLGFIERTPRGRVATLAAYEHLDVDYKNKSQSLFNN, encoded by the coding sequence ATGGATTTAGAAAATAGAATTATTTCACCAGAAAAAAAAGAAGATGATATGGCTCTTGACAGGAGTTTAAGGCCTGAAAGGCTTAATAACTTTATTGGTCAGGAGAAGGTTAAGGAAAAACTCAGTATTTTCATAGAAGCCGCAATTACCAGGCAGGAACCCCTTGATCATGTTTTGCTTTATGGCCCCCCCGGTCTGGGTAAAACCACCCTGGCCAATATAATAGCCAATGAACTTAATGTTAGCATTCATACTACTTCAGGACCTGCTATTGAACGACCTGGTGACCTGGCCGCTATCTTAACAAATTTACAACCCAAAGATGTTTTATTTATTGATGAGATTCACCGCTTAAATAAAGTTGTAGAAGAGGTATTATATCCGGCTATGGAAGATTATTCCCTGGATATAATAATAGGTAAGGGACCTTCTGCCCGTTCAATAAGGTTAGATCTACCTCCATTTACTCTGGTTGGGGCTACAACCAGAGCCGGGTTATTAAGTTCGCCGCTCAGGGACAGGTTCGGGGTAATTAACAGACTGGAATTTTATGGTACTGATGAACTGGCTGAAATAATAAAACGTTCGGCCAGGGTTCTGGGGATAGAAGTAAATGAAGATGGGGCTGTTGAAATCTCTAAAAGATCCCGGGGAACCCCCAGAATTGCCAACAGGTTATTGAAGAGGGTCAGGGATTATGCTGAAGTTAAAGCAGATGGTATTATAGATACTGAGGTGGTTGATAAGGCCCTGAAGCTGCTTGAAATAGATGAACTGGGGTTAGACCATATTGATCATAAACTACTAAAAACAATTATTAAAAAATTTAACGGGGGTCCGGTGGGTTTAAATACCCTTGCTGCCTCTATAAGTGAGGAAACAGAGACAATTGAAGATGTTTATGAGCCCTATCTGTTACAGCTTGGTTTTATTGAACGAACCCCGCGGGGTCGGGTTGCAACCCTGGCTGCTTACGAACACCTTGATGTAGACTATAAGAATAAGTCGCAATCTCTTTTTAATAATTAA
- the secD gene encoding protein translocase subunit SecD, whose amino-acid sequence MRYKQKRILNAIIILAIILFSYYLYYQYQLNLGLDLEGGSHIVLRAEPTENREINNEIMKDIENIIERRVNQLGLTEPVIQRQGKDRIIVELPAVDNSTEAINTIERTAVLTFRNSDGEVLMTGDYVVDARPDYDLYHRPVVTFKLNDEGARKFEAITTQYLNRRIGIYLDDELLNNPRVSNVIRGEGQITGYKTIEEAQKDAILIREGSLPVPVKVIETRMVGPTLGKISKNRSIMAGLIGLALVAIYMIFYYRFPGLLAAVALIIYGIIFIGVLAGLQATLTLPGIAGFILSIGMAVDANIIIFERIKEERRSGKGIKSSIDAGFKRAFTTVIDANITTLITALILAYYTSGTVRGFAVTLVIGVLTSMFTAFYVTRNIINLFTNTKLLKSSAAFSVKRGL is encoded by the coding sequence ATGAGATATAAACAGAAGAGGATTTTAAATGCCATCATTATACTGGCAATTATATTATTCTCTTATTATCTTTATTACCAGTATCAGCTAAATCTCGGTTTAGATCTGGAGGGAGGCTCTCATATAGTATTGAGGGCTGAGCCTACTGAAAACCGGGAAATAAATAATGAGATAATGAAAGATATTGAAAATATTATTGAAAGAAGGGTAAACCAGCTGGGTTTAACAGAGCCTGTGATTCAAAGGCAGGGTAAGGATAGAATTATAGTTGAATTACCTGCAGTTGATAATTCGACTGAAGCCATTAATACTATCGAAAGGACAGCTGTACTGACTTTTCGTAACAGTGATGGTGAAGTTTTAATGACCGGTGATTATGTAGTAGATGCCAGGCCAGATTATGACCTTTATCACAGGCCTGTTGTAACCTTTAAGCTCAATGATGAAGGGGCCAGGAAGTTTGAAGCTATAACCACTCAATATTTAAACAGGAGAATAGGTATCTATCTTGATGATGAGTTGCTTAACAATCCCCGTGTTAGCAACGTTATCAGGGGAGAAGGACAGATAACCGGTTATAAAACTATTGAAGAAGCCCAGAAGGATGCTATTCTGATCAGGGAAGGTTCTTTACCAGTTCCGGTTAAAGTGATTGAAACCAGAATGGTAGGGCCTACCCTCGGGAAAATATCTAAAAATAGAAGTATTATGGCCGGCTTGATTGGACTGGCTTTAGTAGCAATATATATGATATTTTATTATCGCTTCCCGGGCCTTTTGGCAGCAGTAGCCCTGATTATCTATGGAATTATTTTTATCGGGGTTCTAGCTGGTCTTCAGGCAACCCTGACTCTTCCGGGTATAGCCGGTTTCATTCTCTCGATAGGGATGGCGGTTGATGCCAATATCATCATATTTGAGAGAATTAAAGAGGAACGCAGAAGTGGTAAAGGTATCAAGTCTTCAATTGATGCCGGTTTTAAAAGGGCTTTTACTACAGTTATTGATGCTAATATAACTACTTTAATTACTGCTCTGATCCTGGCATATTATACCAGTGGTACGGTACGAGGATTTGCAGTTACTCTGGTTATCGGTGTTTTAACCAGTATGTTTACCGCTTTTTATGTTACAAGGAATATTATAAATCTGTTTACAAATACAAAACTACTGAAGAGTTCAGCTGCCTTTAGTGTTAAGAGGGGGTTGTAA